In a single window of the Olivibacter sp. SDN3 genome:
- a CDS encoding NAD(P)H-dependent oxidoreductase — MELINHLKWRYATKKYTEEKVSEDKINQIVEAINLTASSCGIQPYRVFVISDPELRAKLGEGSFNGQIANSSHLLVFAAFNNISTAYIEKYIQMGEKQRNLPEGAMDDLKNALVSYFGPNSTEANATWSNKQAYIGLGTALIAAAELKIDTTPMEGFDPERFDGLLGLSEKGLHTTVILSLGYRDTENDYLANTAKVRLPIDEFSTFIK, encoded by the coding sequence ATGGAATTAATCAATCATTTAAAGTGGCGCTACGCCACCAAAAAGTATACGGAAGAAAAAGTCAGTGAAGATAAAATCAATCAAATTGTAGAAGCCATTAATCTTACCGCCTCTTCATGCGGGATACAGCCCTATCGTGTTTTTGTGATTTCCGATCCTGAATTAAGAGCTAAGTTGGGAGAAGGTTCTTTCAATGGACAGATTGCAAATTCTTCTCATTTATTGGTATTTGCCGCATTCAATAATATCTCTACGGCGTATATTGAAAAATACATACAGATGGGCGAAAAACAACGAAATTTACCTGAGGGAGCCATGGATGATTTAAAAAATGCATTGGTTAGCTATTTCGGTCCCAATAGTACCGAGGCAAATGCAACGTGGTCTAACAAACAAGCGTACATTGGATTGGGAACAGCTTTGATTGCTGCTGCGGAATTAAAGATAGACACAACACCTATGGAAGGATTCGATCCAGAGCGATTTGACGGCTTATTAGGGCTTTCAGAGAAGGGTTTGCACACCACCGTTATTCTTTCGTTGGGGTATCGCGATACGGAAAATGATTATCTGGCCAATACGGCAAAAGTGAGATTGCCAATTGATGAGTTTTCAACTTTTATAAAATAA
- a CDS encoding NAD(P)H-binding protein — protein sequence MSNILIIGAKGRVGSKLVEVLQDSKHIVFAASRHGDSNPVWTNANVSPLEFNLDWSAQEMADVFRTHEIEVIYFTAGSRGRNLLQTDLHGAVKTMQAAELSGIKRYIMLSSVFALQPSRWNESFLKDLTDYNIAKHYADNWLIRNTNLDFTILQPGSLEETGGSGKIKVNVEYPGGNSIENVVKTLAAVLDISSTFRKVITMHDGETPIAEALMSV from the coding sequence ATGAGTAATATATTAATTATTGGAGCTAAAGGGAGAGTGGGCTCAAAACTAGTAGAAGTTTTGCAGGACTCAAAGCACATTGTATTTGCGGCTTCACGTCACGGTGATAGCAACCCAGTATGGACGAATGCAAACGTATCTCCGTTGGAATTTAACCTGGATTGGAGTGCGCAAGAGATGGCAGATGTGTTCCGAACCCATGAGATTGAGGTAATTTATTTTACCGCTGGTTCACGTGGTAGAAATTTGTTACAAACGGACTTGCATGGAGCTGTGAAGACGATGCAGGCTGCTGAATTGTCAGGAATAAAACGCTATATCATGTTAAGCTCTGTATTTGCGCTGCAACCCAGTAGATGGAACGAAAGTTTTTTAAAAGATTTAACTGATTATAACATTGCAAAACACTATGCAGATAACTGGTTAATTCGTAATACTAATTTGGATTTCACAATTTTACAACCCGGAAGCCTTGAAGAGACAGGAGGCTCAGGAAAGATAAAAGTGAATGTGGAATATCCCGGAGGTAATTCCATTGAGAATGTTGTGAAGACGCTAGCTGCAGTGCTAGATATTTCATCCACTTTTAGAAAAGTAATTACCATGCACGATGGAGAAACACCCATCGCAGAAGCTTTAATGTCTGTGTAG
- a CDS encoding putative quinol monooxygenase — protein MAGQGRTIENVLSLLKEAVAKSSAEAGNLKYQIFLGNENQHTLMLFEEYVDKEALDFHRNASHFQEVVVRKIVPLLEKREVILASLIEL, from the coding sequence ATGGCAGGTCAGGGAAGGACAATTGAAAATGTGTTGTCTTTATTAAAAGAAGCTGTCGCAAAAAGTTCAGCAGAAGCGGGCAATCTTAAATATCAGATTTTTCTGGGGAATGAAAACCAGCATACACTAATGCTGTTTGAAGAATATGTCGATAAAGAGGCACTTGACTTTCATCGCAATGCATCCCACTTTCAGGAAGTCGTCGTACGAAAGATTGTTCCTTTACTTGAAAAACGGGAAGTAATACTTGCTTCATTGATAGAATTATAA
- a CDS encoding type 1 glutamine amidotransferase domain-containing protein: MSKRILIIVSNADSIGPNNRRTGTFLPEVAHPYAEFDKAGFKIDFASLSGDTPYLDALNLADDPDNLTFLTGDGWEEMQKATKLSDVDTSVYDALFIPGGLAPMVDMPENPLLKKVIAEAYDRGAVISAVCHGPVSFLNVKLSDGTYLLNGKNITSFTTEEEDQYARADVPFDLQTALTGQGAIFHPATAWSAHSIQDGKIVTGQNPASAKGVGEKVVSILSK; encoded by the coding sequence ATGAGTAAAAGAATTTTAATCATCGTATCCAATGCAGATAGTATTGGTCCGAACAATAGAAGAACAGGTACATTTTTACCTGAAGTAGCACATCCTTACGCTGAATTTGATAAAGCGGGGTTTAAGATTGATTTTGCATCTTTGTCTGGTGACACCCCTTATCTTGATGCCCTTAATCTGGCAGATGACCCGGATAATTTAACGTTTTTGACAGGAGATGGTTGGGAGGAAATGCAGAAAGCAACAAAACTCAGCGATGTAGATACAAGCGTATATGATGCTCTTTTCATCCCCGGTGGATTAGCTCCTATGGTAGATATGCCTGAAAACCCATTATTGAAAAAGGTAATTGCAGAAGCATACGATCGAGGAGCAGTAATAAGTGCTGTTTGTCATGGCCCTGTTTCGTTTTTAAATGTAAAATTATCAGACGGAACCTATTTGCTTAACGGTAAAAATATCACCTCATTCACAACTGAGGAAGAAGACCAATATGCAAGAGCTGATGTTCCTTTTGATTTACAAACCGCACTTACCGGGCAGGGAGCTATTTTCCACCCCGCAACAGCATGGTCTGCACACAGTATTCAGGATGGGAAAATTGTTACCGGCCAAAATCCTGCATCTGCAAAAGGTGTCGGAGAAAAAGTAGTAAGTATTCTTAGTAAATAG
- a CDS encoding Crp/Fnr family transcriptional regulator produces the protein MDRLRRHIEQISPLSDEEFNYLKEFFALKRVRKNQYLVHEGDEVRYEFLVLSGLYKVFFLDEQGKEYIIQFAQENWWMSDYQAFFKHKTGTIFIECIEAGEVLYSTYATREKLASEFHKMEHFYRVKLTNGYVALQERVKLLLSSTPIERYEAFSKMYPDLLQRLPKKLIAEYLGVSRETLSRMHSK, from the coding sequence TTGGATAGACTGCGAAGACATATTGAACAGATTTCGCCTTTAAGCGATGAGGAGTTTAATTACCTCAAGGAATTTTTTGCTCTGAAACGAGTAAGAAAGAACCAGTATCTGGTTCACGAAGGTGATGAGGTGCGGTATGAGTTTTTAGTCTTATCCGGGTTGTACAAGGTTTTCTTTTTGGATGAGCAAGGAAAGGAATACATTATCCAATTTGCTCAGGAAAACTGGTGGATGTCTGATTATCAGGCTTTTTTTAAACATAAGACAGGTACAATTTTCATAGAATGTATTGAAGCCGGAGAAGTTTTGTATTCTACCTATGCAACAAGGGAAAAACTAGCTTCGGAATTTCACAAAATGGAACATTTTTACCGTGTTAAACTGACCAATGGATATGTAGCATTACAGGAAAGAGTTAAACTTCTGTTGTCCAGTACTCCGATAGAACGATATGAGGCCTTTTCAAAAATGTATCCCGATTTATTGCAGCGCTTACCAAAGAAGCTGATTGCTGAATATCTTGGTGTCAGCCGGGAGACCCTAAGCAGGATGCACTCCAAATAG
- a CDS encoding IS3 family transposase, with protein sequence MTTDSSHSYGIAENLLQRDFSADALSQKWVGDITYIHTDKGWLYLTTVIDLADRKVIGWSLSTDMTAKNTSVEAIRMAIKNRRVKDGLIFHSDRGIQYACDEFREVIVENRILQSMSRKANCWDNSVAESFFKTLKAEMVYHRKFMDQQSAKLEIFGYIEGFYNTKRTHSALGYKTPRQIEEMLLEKEKMAA encoded by the coding sequence GTGACCACAGATTCGAGCCATAGCTATGGGATAGCTGAAAATCTCCTCCAAAGAGATTTTTCAGCGGATGCCCTGTCACAGAAATGGGTTGGCGACATTACCTATATCCATACTGACAAAGGGTGGCTTTATCTAACAACAGTCATTGATCTGGCGGACAGAAAAGTCATCGGATGGTCTTTGAGTACTGATATGACCGCTAAAAACACTTCTGTAGAAGCCATCAGGATGGCTATTAAAAACCGGCGTGTCAAAGATGGACTGATCTTCCATTCGGATAGAGGGATCCAATATGCCTGCGATGAATTCAGGGAGGTAATTGTAGAAAACAGGATACTTCAAAGCATGAGCAGAAAAGCGAATTGCTGGGACAATTCAGTTGCTGAGAGCTTTTTCAAGACATTAAAGGCTGAAATGGTCTATCATAGAAAATTCATGGATCAGCAGTCAGCTAAATTGGAGATCTTTGGATACATTGAAGGATTTTATAACACCAAAAGAACACATTCTGCTCTGGGTTATAAGACACCCAGACAGATCGAAGAAATGCTATTGGAAAAAGAAAAAATGGCAGCATAA
- a CDS encoding IS3 family transposase produces MCEVLNVSSSCFYRWLISPESPSEQRSKALLDKIQQVHSDSKYIYGSPRITAELHKKGEMVSRSYVARLMKKHGIRSKVKKNIG; encoded by the coding sequence ATGTGCGAAGTATTGAACGTTAGTAGCAGTTGTTTTTATCGTTGGCTGATTTCTCCGGAGTCCCCTAGTGAACAGCGAAGTAAAGCACTTCTGGATAAAATACAGCAGGTACACAGTGACAGTAAGTATATCTATGGTAGTCCAAGGATAACTGCAGAGCTGCATAAAAAAGGTGAAATGGTATCAAGAAGCTATGTTGCAAGGTTGATGAAGAAACATGGGATACGAAGTAAGGTCAAAAAAAATATAGGGTGA
- a CDS encoding transposase: MHRKFDDSFKTMAVDLSVVKGSVADVAKELDIDPSLLSKWRRNPRYNGNKVLPDNPKISPEEQELRILRKKLRETELERDILKKAIAIFSRGDGPYTGS; encoded by the coding sequence ATGCATAGAAAATTTGATGATTCGTTTAAGACCATGGCGGTCGATTTGAGCGTTGTTAAGGGGTCTGTAGCCGATGTAGCTAAGGAATTAGACATAGACCCCAGTTTGCTCAGTAAGTGGCGTAGAAACCCACGTTATAATGGGAATAAAGTTTTACCTGACAATCCTAAAATTAGCCCAGAGGAACAGGAGTTGAGAATTTTGCGTAAAAAATTAAGAGAAACAGAATTAGAGCGTGATATATTAAAAAAGGCCATAGCCATCTTCTCCAGGGGAGACGGTCCATATACCGGTTCATAA
- a CDS encoding PhzF family phenazine biosynthesis protein — protein MNLTIYHVDTFTNEVFKGNPAAICPLAKWLPDDILLKIAAENNLSETGFYVIGENNVEIRWFTPTVEVDLCGHATLASAFVMHHYENYGKDNINFYSLRSGNLSVTVKQKKFVLNFPTDQFTEIELTDELIAATDKKPIAAFKGKTDYMLVFDRQEDIATIKPNLPLMGGMDARGFIVTAKGNTHDFVSRFFGPAVGVNEDPVCGSAHTTLIPGVATFKARQI, from the coding sequence ATGAATTTGACAATTTATCACGTAGACACCTTCACCAATGAAGTATTCAAAGGAAACCCCGCAGCAATCTGTCCCCTAGCAAAATGGTTGCCCGATGATATCTTGTTGAAAATCGCAGCCGAAAACAATCTTTCTGAAACAGGATTTTATGTCATCGGCGAAAACAATGTAGAAATCCGTTGGTTTACCCCTACTGTGGAAGTTGATCTTTGCGGGCACGCTACACTTGCTTCGGCGTTCGTCATGCATCACTACGAAAATTATGGAAAGGATAACATCAATTTTTATTCCCTACGAAGCGGTAATTTATCCGTGACCGTAAAGCAGAAAAAATTTGTGCTCAATTTCCCGACAGACCAATTTACGGAAATCGAATTGACCGATGAACTGATTGCGGCAACAGATAAAAAACCGATTGCGGCTTTCAAAGGCAAGACCGATTACATGCTGGTATTCGACAGGCAGGAAGACATCGCAACCATAAAGCCTAATCTGCCATTGATGGGAGGAATGGATGCCAGGGGATTTATCGTAACGGCAAAGGGCAATACCCACGATTTTGTTTCCCGTTTTTTTGGCCCGGCAGTCGGCGTGAATGAAGACCCTGTTTGCGGTTCGGCGCATACTACCCTTATACCTGGAGTTGCTACCTTTAAAGCGAGACAGATTTAG
- a CDS encoding PLP-dependent aminotransferase family protein, protein MKKERLYLKIANIIEEQIANETLKFGDKLPSIRTVQKIYNVSMNTAKQAFLKLESKSLIEPRLREGYFVSNTSPRRFPLPSVGKLLSSPDEKPPDDLIDKVVSSMTSEGITRFSLGTPSASMLPTAKLNKGIFKKIRELNNSGTSYHPVQGSAYLRRMVSKWSMVYGGGLTENDLITTSGTMNALFHCLLAVSKPGDTMAVETPVFFGTIQIAKSLGLHVIEIPSHPLTGVDLAALKKVLHKITVCCFTTNFSNPLGSLMPDNHKKELVNMLAEYDIPLIEDDLYGNLFFGTERPKPCKIFDKAGIVMWCSSVSKTLAPGYRVGWVAPGRFKDKIMRHKLLQTISAPILYEEVIADFMEHGRYEHHLRNFRNRLYANCLHFQRAIEEYFPDNTKISQPQGGFVLWLELDERIDTAKLYDTAIRKNISFAPGRMFTLQERYHNCMRLSFALEWNDKLENDLKRLGRIVKNSL, encoded by the coding sequence GTGAAAAAAGAACGGTTGTACCTAAAAATTGCAAACATTATCGAAGAACAAATCGCCAATGAAACGCTAAAATTTGGCGATAAATTACCATCTATCCGTACCGTTCAAAAAATTTATAACGTAAGCATGAACACGGCCAAACAAGCTTTCCTGAAACTAGAGAGTAAGTCACTGATCGAACCCCGTTTACGTGAAGGGTATTTTGTCAGCAATACATCGCCCCGAAGATTTCCACTGCCATCGGTGGGCAAGCTGCTATCCTCACCCGATGAAAAACCACCTGATGACCTGATCGATAAGGTGGTTTCTTCCATGACTAGCGAGGGAATTACTAGGTTTTCACTTGGCACACCTTCCGCTAGTATGCTTCCAACGGCCAAACTCAATAAAGGAATCTTCAAAAAGATTCGAGAGCTGAATAATAGTGGCACAAGCTATCATCCCGTACAGGGCAGCGCCTATCTGAGGAGGATGGTTTCTAAATGGAGTATGGTGTATGGAGGCGGGCTTACCGAAAATGATTTGATAACCACGTCGGGTACGATGAATGCACTGTTCCATTGTCTGCTCGCGGTGAGCAAGCCTGGAGACACAATGGCGGTAGAGACACCCGTTTTTTTTGGAACGATACAGATTGCCAAATCACTTGGGCTTCATGTTATCGAAATACCTTCACATCCGCTCACAGGGGTTGACCTTGCCGCGTTAAAGAAAGTACTCCATAAAATCACGGTCTGTTGCTTTACCACCAATTTCAGCAATCCACTTGGTAGCCTTATGCCTGATAACCATAAAAAAGAGCTGGTCAACATGCTGGCCGAATACGACATACCATTGATAGAAGACGACTTGTACGGTAACCTGTTCTTCGGAACGGAAAGACCAAAACCCTGCAAAATATTCGATAAGGCAGGTATAGTTATGTGGTGCAGTTCAGTTTCCAAGACATTGGCTCCCGGTTATAGGGTGGGTTGGGTAGCACCCGGCAGATTCAAGGATAAAATAATGCGGCATAAGCTACTACAGACCATTTCCGCACCAATACTCTATGAGGAGGTGATAGCAGACTTTATGGAGCATGGACGGTATGAACATCACCTACGCAATTTCAGGAACCGACTTTATGCCAACTGTTTGCATTTCCAAAGGGCTATCGAAGAATACTTTCCCGACAACACCAAAATATCGCAACCACAGGGCGGCTTTGTACTTTGGCTCGAATTGGATGAACGGATTGATACGGCAAAGCTTTATGATACCGCCATTCGGAAAAACATCAGTTTTGCACCCGGCAGAATGTTTACGCTTCAGGAAAGGTATCACAATTGTATGCGGTTGAGTTTTGCGTTGGAATGGAACGACAAGCTTGAAAATGATCTCAAACGGTTGGGGCGTATCGTCAAAAATTCGTTATGA
- a CDS encoding ester cyclase: MTDFSDIYCHYIALLNGKDLTNLHRFVAEEIFYNDEKIGLQNYQKLLEQDFEDIPDLYYTIDILVSSSSYVASRLTYDCTPKDEFLGLPINGRKVRFSENVFYHFENSKIKKVFSVIDKSAIEKQIKNE, from the coding sequence ATGACGGACTTTTCTGACATTTATTGCCACTATATAGCACTTCTTAATGGAAAAGATTTGACCAATCTGCACCGATTCGTAGCCGAAGAAATCTTTTACAACGACGAGAAAATAGGTTTGCAAAATTATCAAAAGTTGCTTGAGCAAGATTTTGAAGACATTCCCGACCTGTATTACACTATCGATATCCTTGTTAGTTCATCTTCCTATGTGGCAAGCAGATTGACGTACGATTGTACACCGAAAGATGAATTCCTAGGACTGCCTATAAACGGCCGGAAAGTTCGTTTCAGTGAAAATGTTTTTTATCACTTCGAGAATTCGAAAATCAAAAAAGTGTTTTCAGTGATCGATAAATCCGCTATTGAAAAACAAATAAAAAATGAATAA
- a CDS encoding AraC family transcriptional regulator, translated as MKKVDNPEVKSLFDLYKHLGLSTDLIHPLVGFSILNLKDIDFEFPYHSPSFRPDYFSFLFVKDGNGHYKIDEHFFQTTPQTIYFTNPSNYRTFGWTKIEEVYLITFDEAFLKEYVSKSIFEQFPFLLTETVQPKIVTEEFYLSVEHIYLQIHREYMNHALEKYYIIGHLLAVLLYKIKEYFWLDYNPIYEGNRSSQIVKSFKQLLEKHYRDLSSGKVETVFRVQDYADAQNLHPNYLSSVIKSKTGKPITTWITDKTIATAKAILQNSNLPIKEITYKLGFAEIAHFSNYFKKHTSLSPAHYRKENNNPLK; from the coding sequence ATGAAAAAAGTCGACAATCCAGAAGTAAAATCACTTTTTGACCTGTACAAACATTTGGGCTTATCGACTGATCTGATACATCCCTTGGTAGGTTTCTCCATACTCAATCTGAAAGATATCGACTTCGAATTTCCCTATCATTCACCCTCATTCCGGCCAGATTATTTTTCATTTCTTTTTGTTAAAGACGGAAATGGTCACTATAAGATCGATGAACATTTTTTTCAGACGACCCCTCAAACCATATATTTTACCAATCCGAGTAATTACCGAACTTTTGGATGGACAAAAATTGAGGAGGTTTATTTGATTACTTTTGATGAAGCATTCCTGAAAGAATACGTCAGCAAATCCATTTTTGAACAGTTCCCTTTTCTTTTGACCGAAACTGTTCAACCTAAAATCGTAACGGAAGAATTTTACCTATCGGTAGAGCATATCTACCTGCAAATTCACCGGGAATACATGAACCATGCTTTGGAAAAATACTATATCATTGGCCACCTGCTTGCTGTTTTACTGTATAAAATTAAGGAATATTTTTGGCTGGATTACAATCCGATTTATGAGGGAAACCGAAGCTCGCAGATTGTAAAATCGTTCAAGCAATTGTTAGAGAAACATTACCGTGATTTGAGTTCGGGCAAGGTTGAAACTGTTTTCAGGGTTCAAGATTATGCTGATGCACAAAATTTGCACCCTAACTATCTAAGTAGTGTAATTAAATCAAAAACAGGAAAACCAATCACTACGTGGATTACTGATAAAACCATTGCGACCGCCAAAGCTATCCTACAGAACTCCAATTTACCTATTAAGGAAATAACCTACAAACTTGGCTTTGCCGAAATCGCCCATTTCAGCAATTACTTCAAAAAACACACATCCTTATCGCCTGCCCATTATAGAAAAGAGAACAACAACCCGTTAAAATAA
- a CDS encoding SDR family NAD(P)-dependent oxidoreductase, producing the protein METKNKIAVVTGGSRGLGRNASLALAKKGIDVVLTYHSNKQDAENVVSEIRASGRKAEAYQLDTRNVQSFDHFLQQVTEHLQTYTGSPNFDYLINNAGTGVHAAFAETTEAQVDDMINTHYKGVFFLTQKALAYLNDGGAIVNISTGLARFSMPGFAAYASMKGAIETLTLYQAKELGARGIRVNAVAPGAIATDFGGGATRDVPEVNSFIKSVTALGRVGQPDDIGSVVAFLCTDEARWITGQRIEISGGMNL; encoded by the coding sequence ATGGAAACAAAAAACAAAATCGCAGTAGTAACCGGCGGGAGCCGGGGACTCGGTAGGAACGCGTCATTAGCACTTGCTAAAAAAGGTATCGATGTAGTGCTGACCTATCATTCCAATAAACAGGATGCAGAAAACGTGGTGTCAGAAATCCGGGCATCAGGCCGAAAAGCCGAAGCGTACCAATTGGACACCAGAAATGTTCAATCGTTCGATCATTTCCTACAGCAAGTGACAGAACATCTGCAAACGTACACGGGCAGTCCAAATTTCGACTACCTAATCAACAACGCAGGAACTGGGGTTCACGCAGCCTTTGCAGAAACCACCGAAGCACAGGTGGACGACATGATCAACACGCATTACAAAGGCGTATTCTTCCTCACGCAAAAGGCTTTGGCTTATCTGAACGATGGCGGTGCAATCGTAAATATTTCGACAGGTTTGGCAAGATTTAGCATGCCGGGCTTTGCTGCCTATGCTTCTATGAAAGGAGCTATCGAAACGCTTACGCTTTACCAGGCAAAAGAGTTGGGGGCAAGAGGTATTCGGGTCAACGCTGTAGCGCCCGGTGCTATTGCAACGGATTTTGGAGGAGGCGCCACAAGGGATGTCCCGGAAGTCAACTCTTTTATAAAATCCGTTACGGCACTGGGCCGTGTAGGCCAGCCCGATGATATCGGTAGTGTTGTTGCATTCTTATGCACAGATGAAGCTCGGTGGATTACAGGCCAACGCATTGAAATATCGGGAGGGATGAACCTCTAA
- a CDS encoding SDR family oxidoreductase: MNSLKNKVALITGSARGLGKAIAERYAALGADIVINYSRDKASADEVVSNIKAMGVKVMAVQADVSKVADIEKLFNEAENAFGKIDIVVANAGIELVNLPVTDFTEKQYDRLFSINTKGSYFTMQEAARHVSDNGRIIYIASSTTSFPIPGMALYGGSKTTPRYLVDVLSKEIGHKGITVNSIIPYAVDHSGIFTDPDAYPELRAQIIDLCPMKRMAEVEDVANIAEFFASDLSSFVNGQHLLVNGGSTC, from the coding sequence ATGAACTCACTTAAGAACAAAGTGGCCCTGATTACGGGCTCGGCAAGAGGCTTGGGGAAAGCCATTGCAGAACGTTATGCCGCACTGGGGGCTGACATTGTAATCAATTATTCCAGAGATAAGGCCTCAGCAGATGAGGTCGTTTCGAACATTAAGGCAATGGGTGTCAAAGTAATGGCTGTGCAGGCAGACGTCAGCAAAGTGGCAGACATCGAAAAACTGTTCAATGAAGCCGAAAATGCTTTCGGAAAAATTGATATCGTGGTGGCCAATGCGGGTATTGAACTGGTGAATTTACCCGTAACAGACTTCACGGAAAAACAATATGACCGTTTATTCTCCATCAATACGAAAGGTTCTTATTTCACGATGCAGGAAGCGGCACGCCATGTTTCGGACAACGGAAGGATTATTTACATTGCATCCTCAACAACTTCGTTCCCGATCCCGGGAATGGCTTTGTATGGCGGTAGCAAAACAACGCCACGCTATTTGGTGGACGTCTTGTCAAAAGAAATCGGGCATAAAGGTATAACCGTAAATTCGATTATCCCCTATGCAGTGGACCACTCTGGTATCTTCACCGATCCCGACGCTTACCCTGAACTGAGAGCGCAGATCATCGATCTGTGTCCCATGAAACGTATGGCGGAAGTAGAGGACGTTGCTAATATCGCAGAGTTTTTTGCCAGCGATTTATCCTCATTTGTCAACGGACAACATCTATTGGTAAATGGAGGGTCTACCTGTTAA
- a CDS encoding DUF4260 domain-containing protein, protein MINEMKNLLKLEEVGQFLLSIILFNQLHYAWWVFPAYLLLPDLSMIGYLINTKVGARFYNFFHHKLVGIAIFILGFSLTNEILILAGLILFGHSSMDRMFGYGLKLNDNFRHTHLGWIGKRNT, encoded by the coding sequence ATGATAAATGAAATGAAAAATCTTTTAAAACTTGAAGAAGTGGGGCAGTTTTTGCTTTCGATAATCTTATTTAACCAATTGCATTATGCCTGGTGGGTTTTTCCTGCCTATTTGTTATTGCCAGATCTATCCATGATAGGTTACTTGATCAATACTAAGGTCGGTGCCCGGTTCTATAATTTTTTCCATCATAAACTGGTGGGAATAGCTATTTTTATTCTGGGATTTAGCCTCACGAACGAGATACTCATTTTAGCAGGTTTAATTCTATTCGGCCATTCATCAATGGATAGAATGTTTGGATATGGTCTTAAGCTGAATGACAATTTCAGACACACTCATTTAGGGTGGATTGGAAAAAGGAATACTTGA